CTACGTGCCCTACGTGCCGCTGCGACAGCGCCGACAACTGCTAGTAAGGGCCCCGGGTCGGGGGACGAATGAGCGCAGGAGATGGGGGGTTGGCGGCTGGATGGGGGGTGGCCCCCAGCCTGCGGAGTGAGGTGTCAGTGCATGGCAGGCGAGGACCTGGCGACCTGATCTGAGGGGTGGGGCAACTCTGCGCCTCGGGGCACAGAATTCTCTCCCAAAAGCCAGGGTCCTGACTCAGGCCCCTAGACCCGATGCCCCACTCTTTGGGCTCGGCCCTGAGGGGCGCTGGTGAAACCTCAGCTCCAGAAGCTGCTGCAGCGAAGGCGCAAGGGAGCTgcggaggaggagcagcaggacaGCGGCAGCGAGCCCCGGGGAGATGAGGACGACATCCCGCTGGGCCCTCAGTCCAACGTCAGCCTCCTGGATCAGCACCAGCACCTCAAAGAGAAGGCTGAAGGTGGGCTGGGCAGCAGGCGGGAGGCTCAGCTTGGTGTTCTGCTATGGTGTCTCTCTGACACCTGCTGCTGCTTTTGTCAGCCCGCAAGGAGTCTGCCAAGGAGAAGCagctgaaggaagaggagaaaatccTGGAGAGTGTGGCTGAGGGTCGAGGTATGGTTGTAGCCAGGGCAGAGAGCAGATGGCCTGAGCCTCCTCCCCCGACCGCAGGCATGCTATATCTCGAGGGGCCTGGCTTCAGGGGAGCAGGAGCAGCACTGAGCCACATCTTTCTCCTCAGCCTTGATGTCAGTGAAGGAGATGGCTAAGGGAATCACATACGATGACCCGATCAAAACTAGGTACGTCCTACCAGTCTGTGGAAGGTCAGTCACCATCACTTTGGACAGTATGTGGCTGAGATTGGCAGGGATACCACAAAGCCAGCTATGCCGGGGGGCTGTTTTGACCCTTACCACCCACCCACAGTTGGACACCCCCCCGTTACGTCCTGAGCATGTCTGAAGAGCGGCATGAGCGTGTACGGAGGAAGTACCACATCTTGGTAGAGGGAGATGGTATCCCCCCACCCATCAAGAGCTTCAAGGAAATGAAATTTCCTGCAGGTACCTGGGAACTGGGAGCCGCACCACACTTTAATGGTGGACATCTGTGAAGTTGCCTTCTAGCCCCTCTCAAACCCAGCACTGGCCCCTCCTGCAGCACTGGCCCTCACCAGTGGGGATGGAGGGATTTGAGACTGGGTATTTTTAATGCTCCTCTTTCAGTTGCTGCAACTGTGATCTTTACTAATCTCTGCCATTAGGGAGCTTTAGTGGGCAAGTGACAATGGCTTTAAGCAGACCTGGGTGTGAATCCTGCCTCCACTTTGCCTAGAAGCCTTGGACAAGTCTGtctgtccttctctctttctcGGGGTCTCAGTTTCATTTGTAACCAGAGGGGCATAGTGCCAATTTTATAGGCCTTGGGGTCCTGATAAAGTATCTGTGAGACATAACGATGATGCCAGGGTTTTTTTCTATAGCCATCCTGAGAGGCCTGAAGAAGAAAGGCATCCACCACCCGACCCCCATTCAGATCCAGGGCATTCCCACCATGTGAGTGTGAAGCTGGCGGCCCTGAGGAGGGTGGTGACGGGAGGAGCGGGTGCTCCATGAGAAGTGGTCCCTGTATTCCGCAGAACCTGACCCTCAAGCCTGTCTTCTGTCAACAGTTTGTCGGGCCGTGACATGATAGGCATTGCCTTCACGGGTTCAGGCAAGACGCTGGTGTTCACTTTGCCTGTCATCATGTTCTGCCTGGAACAGGAGAAGAGGCTACCTTTCTCTAAGCGTGAAGGGCCCTATGGACTCATTATCTGCCCCTCGGTAAGATAGGctggcctggagggcagggcacaaTGGAGCCACCTTCTGGTGCCAGCCACTGCTCCCGTCCCTGCAGCGGGAGCTGGCCCGGCAGACACACGGCATCCTGGAGTATTACTGCCGCCTACTACAGGAGGACAGCTCGCCGCTCCTGCGCTGTGCGCTCTGCATCGGGGGCATGTCTGTCAAAGAGCAGATGGAGACCATCCGACAGTGAGTACAGGCACCCCCAAGCAGGGGTCTCCCCAAAGTCCCGAGACAAGCTAAAAACCCTTTGCTCTAGCTATTTGACAGACCTTTGTCAAAGCCTCCTGTAGTCCAGCCCTCAAGGAATTCCCAGTCTAGTGGGGATGTCAGCTAGGGTGGGAACGAGAGATGTAGTAAGTTACTGTGGAAACACTGCAGATGGAACAGGAGCATCTGGGAAGTCAAGGGGTCAGGGTGTTCCAGGGAgaaggcacagaggtggggggCCCCGGGTGTCCAGGAAGGTCAGGATTCTTCATTGTGGTCCATCCAGGAGGCTGGACCTGTGCTCTTTCCACACAGTATGGTCCCCGACAGACATCACTGGGTGTCTAGGGTCATGGACAGACCAAACCCAGGCCCTGTTTCATAGGCATTGCCAGTCTGAGAGAGGATGTAGACACGGGAAAGACGAATTCAGTGTACCAGGAGAGTGAGCCCATTGAGTCCTCCAAAGGGGGGCAGGAGCACAGGCTGAGGCCTCTGTGAAGATGCAGGACAGCCCTCTTGGGGGCgagaggaggggcctgggagaaaggggaagggtaTGCCAGGCAGAGGTGACCACTTGGCTGGGGAAGAGCTGTGGAACAGAGCAGTAGTCGAGAATGCTGCAGTGCCCTCCAGGAGAGCTGTGTGCTGTCCACAGGGCAAGGTGGTGGCAGTGACAAGGAGGGACAggtgagagacaggaaggaagctgGAGGGCAGAAAGGGGTAGAGTGATGGCCTCTAGGTAGGACTGAGCAGGTGGCCTCGACCTCAGGATCTCTCCTCGGTCCCCAGTGGCGTTCACATGATGGTGGCCACCCCTGGGCGCCTCATGGATCTGCTGCAGAAGAAAATGGTCAGCCTGGACATCTGTCGTTATTTGGCCCTGGACGAGGCTGACCGCATGATCGACATGGGCTTCGAGGGTGACATCCGTACCATCTTCTCCTATTTCAAGGTGCCCTTCCGCAAGTGGCCAGGACACTCCTGCCACCCTACTCCTGCATACCACGT
The genomic region above belongs to Camelus ferus isolate YT-003-E chromosome 22, BCGSAC_Cfer_1.0, whole genome shotgun sequence and contains:
- the DDX41 gene encoding probable ATP-dependent RNA helicase DDX41, whose protein sequence is MEDSEPERKRARIDEATAAGSRSEAEDDDEDYVPYVPLRQRRQLLLQKLLQRRRKGAAEEEQQDSGSEPRGDEDDIPLGPQSNVSLLDQHQHLKEKAEARKESAKEKQLKEEEKILESVAEGRALMSVKEMAKGITYDDPIKTSWTPPRYVLSMSEERHERVRRKYHILVEGDGIPPPIKSFKEMKFPAAILRGLKKKGIHHPTPIQIQGIPTILSGRDMIGIAFTGSGKTLVFTLPVIMFCLEQEKRLPFSKREGPYGLIICPSRELARQTHGILEYYCRLLQEDSSPLLRCALCIGGMSVKEQMETIRHGVHMMVATPGRLMDLLQKKMVSLDICRYLALDEADRMIDMGFEGDIRTIFSYFKGQRQTLLFSATMPKKIQNFAKSALVKPVTINVGRAGAASLDVIQEVEYVKEEAKMVYLLECLQKTPPPVLIFAEKKADVDAIHEYLLLKGVEAVAIHGGKDQEERTKAIEAFREGKKDVLVATDVASKGLDFPAIQHVINYDMPEEIENYVHRIGRTGRSGNTGIATTFINKACDESVLMDLKALLLEAKQKVPPVLQVLHCGDESMLDIGGERGCAFCGGLGHRITDCPKLEAMQTKQVSNIGRKDYLAHSSMDF